A genomic segment from Microbulbifer elongatus encodes:
- a CDS encoding glycerophosphodiester phosphodiesterase family protein, which translates to MLIAHLGDKIHHPENTLAAFEAAHGLGACAIATEVQFSKDQTPWCCAGDGLEIPQAAISAPLRRLKDKDLRTLPLSNFQQLVDWAGRHRHLEWFVELSPDTLTLTAPEKAIQRLLDEIPGSTDNFVLLTSDLRSLRLARNMGFDLVALRVPNVSRCLSADVVTLAPDYLLIDQSTVDCQELPPGPWQWVVHEINTTQGAVHWRHRGAHHILTGNLPLLMRSREASNVYGI; encoded by the coding sequence ATGCTGATCGCGCATTTAGGCGACAAAATACACCACCCGGAAAACACCCTTGCGGCCTTCGAGGCTGCGCATGGTCTTGGCGCCTGTGCAATTGCCACGGAAGTGCAGTTCAGCAAGGATCAGACCCCCTGGTGTTGTGCCGGTGACGGGCTTGAGATTCCACAGGCAGCAATTTCAGCCCCACTGCGCAGACTGAAAGACAAGGATCTGCGAACGTTGCCGCTCAGTAACTTTCAGCAACTGGTGGACTGGGCCGGTCGCCATCGCCATCTTGAATGGTTTGTGGAGTTGAGCCCGGATACCCTCACACTGACAGCACCCGAGAAGGCGATTCAGCGTCTGCTGGACGAGATTCCAGGCTCCACCGACAACTTTGTCCTGCTCACTTCCGATCTGCGCAGCCTGCGCCTGGCGCGCAATATGGGGTTCGACCTGGTGGCCTTGCGGGTACCCAATGTATCCCGCTGCCTGTCCGCGGATGTGGTGACACTGGCGCCCGATTATCTGCTGATTGACCAGTCGACGGTGGACTGTCAGGAACTCCCACCGGGGCCCTGGCAGTGGGTGGTACATGAGATCAATACCACCCAGGGCGCCGTGCACTGGCGCCACCGCGGTGCCCACCACATACTTACCGGCAACCTCCCCTTACTCATGCGCTCGCGAGAGGCAAGCAATGTCTACGGAATATGA
- a CDS encoding tellurite resistance TerB family protein, whose product MLQHIRKLFDQIGRGESVEVRPEKDVRMISAALMAEIATADQKIDDRERSTLLQLLMSHYQLDQETAQAMVERALSERNEATSLYEFTQTVNDHFSERDKYLLVKQMWQVAFADGEIDAFEEHLIRRVAELIYLPHGLFTRARAEARDTDLPDRDQ is encoded by the coding sequence ATGCTGCAACACATTCGCAAACTGTTCGATCAAATTGGCCGCGGCGAAAGCGTGGAGGTACGCCCCGAAAAGGACGTGCGTATGATCAGCGCAGCGCTGATGGCGGAGATCGCCACAGCGGACCAGAAGATCGACGACCGCGAGCGCAGCACCCTGCTGCAGTTGCTGATGAGCCACTACCAGCTGGACCAGGAAACCGCGCAGGCGATGGTGGAACGGGCGCTCAGCGAGCGCAACGAGGCCACCTCCCTGTACGAGTTTACCCAGACGGTGAACGATCACTTCAGCGAGCGGGACAAATACCTGCTGGTCAAGCAGATGTGGCAGGTAGCCTTTGCAGATGGGGAAATTGACGCATTTGAAGAGCACCTGATCCGGCGGGTGGCAGAACTGATCTATCTACCCCATGGCCTGTTTACCCGCGCTCGCGCGGAAGCGCGGGATACCGATCTACCCGATAGGGATCAGTGA
- a CDS encoding methyl-accepting chemotaxis protein → MSMKNNQPVTNREYALREKDFLISRTDLRGRIVYANSAFVEVSGYSQDELIGANHNIVRHPDMPPQAFANLWQTIRKGEVWIGLVKNRRKDGGFYWVRAHVTPVMDAGQVTGYVSVRLRAERREIEQAESWYQDLREGRGGNLTLCRGELLHRGPKGWWQRATRASLKIRLGALAGLSGISLLLGALSATSLYGANTPLIGAVAGFTLLAGLTVSLARSVLRPVQDMQKFILQIAAGNLGTQAPTGANGEMSPLAHALTVMHRSLHDIVSEVSASVAVSVPSARTIADGNDDLASRTHQQAASLQQTASSMEEITITVGQNADNAQQAFGLAERASREVKVSGEIMGQVVETMQRITQSSKQMAAIIETIDGIAFQTNILALNASVEAARAGEHGRGFAVVAQEVRNLAGRSADAAKEIRGLIDGSNREVNGGAELVRQAGSSIADVVESVTRVSDIMREISTASAEQSTGIGHINLAVAQMDEVTKQNADKVRAIAESSAALQVRMARLSQAVTVFSLDNSVSEKKSPGLASTKAAGRLCEQPAVNIPAESQASAG, encoded by the coding sequence ATGTCCATGAAAAACAACCAGCCGGTAACCAACCGGGAATACGCCCTGCGCGAAAAAGATTTTCTGATCTCCCGAACCGACTTGCGTGGACGGATTGTGTATGCAAACTCCGCCTTCGTGGAGGTAAGCGGGTATTCACAGGATGAGTTGATCGGAGCAAATCACAATATTGTTCGCCACCCGGATATGCCGCCGCAGGCTTTTGCCAACCTGTGGCAGACCATCCGCAAAGGAGAGGTCTGGATCGGGCTGGTAAAAAACCGCCGAAAGGATGGCGGTTTTTACTGGGTGCGTGCGCATGTCACGCCGGTTATGGATGCCGGGCAGGTCACCGGGTATGTATCCGTGCGTCTCAGGGCGGAGCGACGAGAGATTGAACAGGCAGAATCCTGGTATCAGGACCTGCGTGAAGGCCGCGGCGGTAACTTGACACTGTGCCGTGGCGAACTGCTGCACCGCGGTCCGAAAGGCTGGTGGCAGCGCGCCACAAGAGCCTCTCTCAAAATTCGCCTGGGTGCCCTGGCGGGACTGTCCGGAATTTCACTTTTACTTGGAGCTCTGTCTGCAACCTCCCTGTATGGAGCAAATACGCCCCTTATTGGGGCGGTTGCCGGGTTTACGCTATTGGCGGGGCTTACCGTTTCCCTGGCGCGCAGCGTTCTGCGTCCGGTGCAGGACATGCAGAAGTTTATTTTGCAGATTGCCGCCGGGAACCTGGGTACACAGGCCCCCACTGGAGCGAATGGTGAAATGTCGCCTCTTGCACATGCCCTTACCGTCATGCACCGGAGCCTCCACGATATTGTGAGTGAGGTAAGCGCGAGCGTCGCGGTTTCCGTACCCTCCGCGCGTACGATTGCGGACGGCAACGATGATCTGGCATCGCGTACCCATCAGCAGGCGGCATCGCTGCAGCAGACGGCCTCCAGTATGGAAGAAATCACCATCACCGTAGGCCAGAATGCGGACAATGCACAGCAGGCATTTGGTCTTGCGGAGCGCGCGTCCCGAGAGGTGAAAGTGAGTGGCGAAATCATGGGGCAGGTCGTGGAAACCATGCAGCGTATAACCCAGAGCTCCAAGCAGATGGCGGCGATCATCGAGACCATTGATGGCATCGCCTTTCAGACCAATATTCTCGCGCTCAACGCGTCGGTGGAAGCTGCTCGTGCCGGCGAGCACGGCCGAGGCTTCGCCGTAGTCGCACAGGAGGTGCGGAATCTCGCCGGGCGCTCGGCCGACGCTGCCAAGGAAATTCGCGGACTGATCGACGGTTCGAATCGGGAGGTTAACGGCGGCGCCGAGCTGGTAAGGCAGGCGGGTTCGTCGATTGCTGACGTCGTGGAATCAGTAACCCGCGTGAGTGACATCATGCGAGAAATCTCCACGGCCTCTGCGGAACAGAGTACTGGTATTGGCCACATCAATCTGGCTGTTGCACAAATGGATGAAGTTACCAAGCAGAATGCGGACAAGGTGCGGGCGATCGCCGAATCTTCAGCAGCACTACAGGTACGTATGGCGCGTCTCTCCCAGGCTGTGACCGTATTTTCTCTGGACAATTCTGTCTCGGAGAAAAAATCCCCGGGATTGGCGTCTACTAAAGCCGCCGGTCGTCTTTGTGAGCAACCTGCTGTGAATATACCTGCGGAAAGCCAGGCGAGCGCAGGTTGA
- the tal gene encoding transaldolase, whose protein sequence is MNKLEQLKQRSLVVADTGDIEAIRRYQPQDATTNPSLLYKAAQLPQYQQHLKDALAWAEKSGGDVIAQASMKLAVSIGKEILQIVPGVVSTEVDARLSFDTRASVEYARKLIALYEQDGVARERVLIKLASTWEGIAAASVLEREGIHCNLTLLFSQCQAVACAEAGVTLISPFVGRILDWYKASTGRDDYTAADDPGVLSVTRIYEYYKSRGYPTIVMGASFRNTGEIEALAGCDKLTISPQLLQELQDDDGELAEGLGGETTAQSKPEAPLSEAEFRYQLNADAMATEKLAEGIRNFVADQLKLEQLLQDAR, encoded by the coding sequence ATGAACAAACTGGAACAATTGAAACAGCGCAGCCTGGTGGTCGCCGATACCGGCGATATCGAGGCAATTCGCCGCTACCAACCGCAGGATGCCACCACAAACCCCTCCCTGCTGTACAAAGCCGCACAGCTGCCGCAATACCAGCAGCACCTGAAAGACGCCCTGGCGTGGGCGGAGAAAAGTGGCGGTGACGTGATTGCGCAGGCCTCGATGAAACTCGCGGTTTCCATCGGCAAAGAGATTCTGCAGATCGTGCCCGGTGTGGTCTCCACGGAAGTGGACGCGCGCCTGTCGTTTGATACCCGCGCCAGTGTGGAGTATGCCCGCAAGCTGATTGCCCTGTACGAACAGGATGGTGTGGCCCGCGAGCGCGTTCTGATCAAGCTCGCCTCCACCTGGGAAGGTATCGCCGCCGCATCCGTGCTGGAGCGCGAGGGCATTCACTGCAACCTGACCCTGCTGTTCAGCCAGTGCCAGGCGGTTGCCTGTGCGGAGGCCGGTGTGACACTGATTTCGCCGTTTGTGGGGCGTATTCTCGACTGGTACAAAGCCAGTACCGGACGCGATGACTACACCGCCGCAGATGACCCCGGCGTGCTTTCTGTCACCCGTATTTATGAGTACTACAAATCTCGCGGCTACCCCACCATCGTGATGGGCGCCAGCTTCCGCAATACCGGTGAAATCGAAGCGCTGGCGGGCTGCGACAAGCTCACCATAAGCCCCCAGCTGCTGCAGGAGCTACAGGATGATGACGGTGAGCTGGCAGAGGGCCTGGGCGGCGAGACCACGGCGCAGTCCAAGCCGGAGGCACCGCTGTCGGAAGCCGAGTTCCGCTATCAGTTGAATGCCGACGCCATGGCCACAGAAAAGCTCGCGGAGGGCATCCGTAATTTCGTCGCGGACCAGCTGAAGCTGGAGCAACTGCTACAGGACGCGCGCTGA
- the dusA gene encoding tRNA dihydrouridine(20/20a) synthase DusA — protein sequence MDWSDRHCRYFWRLFSKHALLYTEMVTTGAILFGDKHSHLDFNVEEQPVALQLGGSDPEDLARCTEIAEQWGYSEVNLNCGCPSDRVKKGRFGACLMAEPDLVAECLGAMRSAVSIPVTVKHRIGIDDMEDYPGLTRFVEAQAKAGITTFIVHARKAWLNGLSPKENREVPPLKYEMVHRLKRDYPELEIVLNGGINSIEECEMHLQQLDGVMLGRAAYQTPTLLADVDATLFGGDAGPTPAQVVRQMLPYIEHEMTRGQSLKHITRHMMGLFQGVPGARRYRRHLSEHAHTAGAGPEVLEQALAMVTDAA from the coding sequence ATGGACTGGAGCGACCGGCATTGCCGCTACTTCTGGCGTCTGTTCAGCAAGCACGCACTGCTCTATACGGAGATGGTGACCACCGGCGCGATTCTGTTTGGCGACAAGCACAGCCACCTGGATTTCAATGTGGAAGAGCAGCCGGTAGCGCTGCAGCTGGGAGGCAGCGACCCGGAGGATCTGGCGCGCTGTACCGAGATCGCTGAGCAATGGGGCTACAGTGAAGTAAACCTGAACTGTGGCTGCCCCAGCGACCGAGTCAAGAAGGGGCGCTTTGGCGCCTGCCTGATGGCAGAACCGGATCTTGTTGCAGAGTGCCTGGGGGCGATGCGCAGTGCGGTTTCGATTCCGGTGACGGTGAAACACCGCATTGGCATCGACGATATGGAAGATTATCCAGGGCTCACGCGTTTTGTGGAGGCCCAGGCGAAGGCCGGTATTACCACGTTTATTGTGCATGCACGCAAGGCCTGGCTGAACGGGCTGAGCCCGAAAGAGAATCGCGAGGTACCACCACTCAAGTATGAGATGGTGCATCGGCTGAAGCGGGACTACCCGGAGCTGGAAATTGTCCTCAACGGCGGCATCAATTCCATCGAAGAGTGTGAGATGCATCTACAGCAACTGGACGGTGTTATGCTCGGGCGCGCCGCCTACCAGACACCGACGCTGCTGGCGGACGTGGACGCCACCCTGTTTGGTGGGGACGCGGGGCCAACACCCGCGCAAGTGGTACGGCAGATGTTGCCGTATATTGAGCACGAGATGACCAGGGGCCAGAGTCTCAAGCATATTACCCGACACATGATGGGACTCTTTCAGGGTGTTCCCGGGGCGCGCCGGTATCGCCGTCATCTGAGTGAGCACGCACATACCGCCGGCGCTGGGCCGGAAGTGCTGGAACAGGCACTGGCCATGGTCACCGACGCCGCTTGA
- a CDS encoding glycerol-3-phosphate dehydrogenase/oxidase yields the protein MSTEYDVLVVGAGIQGAGVAEALTAAGYRVAILEQESVAYGTSSRSSKLIHGGLRYLESGQISLVRECLKERRWLLNHKPDLVHMVPFLIPVYRHSRRAPWKIRVGLSLYALLAGLFSSQSRFRKVDIHDYEALCGLNSDNLIAVYRYFDAQTDDAALTQEVIRTAVRGGAELICPGSLVGAEVTDRFVRADYFHQGQLNTLHCRALVNCTGPWIDDTNSKCSPGAKLPPLELVAGTHIQVPLKLANKIFYVEAEDGRAVFVMPWQGETLVGTTERPYHGDPSELTPTLEEKAYLLRTLKQYFPETRPLQLSELSDSFAGLRVLPHANKNPFSRSRETMICCDNDKLPRIVAVAGGKLTSYRATARSVLKKLRPQLEARRPWPQAAAASAESNQEGAKERNL from the coding sequence ATGTCTACGGAATATGATGTTCTTGTTGTTGGTGCGGGTATTCAGGGTGCCGGGGTCGCCGAGGCACTGACTGCGGCAGGGTATCGGGTAGCCATCCTGGAGCAGGAATCGGTTGCTTACGGTACCTCGTCGCGCTCGTCCAAGCTGATCCATGGCGGGCTGCGCTATCTCGAGAGCGGACAGATTTCTCTGGTTCGGGAATGCCTGAAAGAGCGGCGCTGGCTGCTCAATCACAAGCCGGATCTGGTACATATGGTGCCCTTTCTGATTCCGGTATATCGCCACAGTCGCCGCGCGCCCTGGAAAATTCGTGTGGGGCTGTCGCTGTATGCATTGCTGGCGGGCCTGTTCTCTTCCCAGTCCCGTTTCCGCAAGGTCGACATTCACGACTACGAGGCCCTGTGTGGCCTGAACAGTGATAACCTCATTGCGGTGTATCGTTACTTCGATGCGCAAACCGACGACGCTGCGCTCACTCAGGAAGTCATCCGCACTGCGGTACGCGGCGGGGCCGAACTGATCTGTCCGGGTAGCCTGGTTGGTGCAGAGGTGACCGACCGCTTTGTGCGTGCGGACTACTTCCATCAGGGGCAATTAAATACCCTGCATTGCCGGGCGCTGGTGAACTGCACCGGCCCCTGGATCGACGACACCAACAGCAAGTGCTCCCCCGGCGCGAAGCTGCCACCACTGGAGCTGGTGGCGGGTACGCATATCCAGGTGCCGCTGAAACTGGCCAACAAAATTTTTTATGTGGAAGCGGAAGACGGACGCGCCGTATTCGTGATGCCCTGGCAGGGTGAAACACTGGTGGGAACCACCGAGCGCCCTTACCACGGCGATCCGTCCGAGCTGACGCCCACGCTGGAAGAGAAAGCCTATCTGCTGCGTACCCTGAAGCAGTACTTCCCGGAGACCCGGCCACTGCAGTTGAGCGAATTGAGCGACAGCTTTGCCGGCCTGCGGGTCTTGCCGCACGCCAACAAAAACCCTTTCTCGCGTAGCCGCGAGACCATGATCTGCTGCGACAACGACAAGCTGCCGCGCATTGTGGCAGTCGCCGGGGGCAAACTCACCAGCTACCGTGCCACCGCGCGCAGTGTGCTGAAGAAACTGCGACCGCAACTGGAAGCCCGCCGCCCATGGCCCCAGGCCGCTGCCGCCTCGGCAGAGAGCAATCAGGAAGGCGCGAAAGAGCGCAACCTGTGA
- the cheA gene encoding chemotaxis protein CheA — MMDITDFYDTFFEEAGELLTEMEQHLLELDVDAPDPEQLNAIFRAAHSIKGGAGTFGFEALQRTTHLLENLLDHARCGQLTLRRDLIDVFLETKDMLNDQLDAYRQSVEPDPEALEYICQVLRQLALEEIGEDVEGAAETTVAAKTGSEDAAIEAAKTPAQAETAVPADTGRYQVALLKVAEKDRRLLIEELAHLGSVENESGDENRYEVVLVSSLGIDDIEAVLCFVTEPDQLEIAPLAAVGPEEKTPNPVPDSVLKEPEKPGAARQEQSVTPPAARKPATKTAGGGESASIRVPVSKVDQIINLVGELVITQSMLDQVVEDSGSDRDSKLSSGLSLLSRTARDLQEAVMSVRMVPMDYVFSRFPRLVRDLAGKLGKEIELITEGKSTELDKGLTERIIDPLTHLVRNSLDHGIESPEQREAAGKSRTGNLLLSAQHQGGNILIEVSDDGGGLNREKILAKAAANGLSISESMSDEDVWQLIFAPGFSTAAEVSDVSGRGVGMDVVKRNIEAMGGHVEIDSRPGNGTTTRIVLPLTLAILDGMSVRVGSETFVLPVSGVIESLQPRSEDLYPMAGEDLLLKVRDDYLPLLSVHAALDVIGAVTDPTEAIAVIVHGQGRRYALLVDELIGQQQVVVKNLETNYRKVPGISAATILGDGSVSLILDIADLHRLHQSKKTEGAFHSIPQSSHPSTLESGHTNSTRSATAQPAQRTVSNVEGVNA, encoded by the coding sequence ATGATGGATATTACAGACTTTTACGACACGTTTTTTGAGGAGGCGGGCGAGCTGCTCACAGAAATGGAGCAGCACCTGCTTGAGCTCGATGTGGATGCTCCGGACCCGGAGCAGCTGAATGCAATTTTTCGCGCGGCGCACTCTATCAAGGGTGGTGCCGGTACATTCGGGTTCGAAGCTCTGCAGCGCACGACCCATCTGCTGGAAAACCTTCTTGACCACGCGCGCTGTGGGCAGCTCACCTTGCGCCGCGATCTCATCGACGTATTTCTGGAAACCAAAGACATGCTGAATGACCAACTGGATGCCTATCGCCAGAGTGTCGAACCGGACCCGGAAGCTCTGGAATACATTTGTCAGGTGTTGCGACAGCTTGCGCTGGAAGAGATTGGCGAAGATGTAGAAGGTGCAGCTGAAACCACAGTAGCTGCTAAAACCGGCTCCGAAGATGCGGCCATAGAGGCCGCCAAGACACCGGCGCAAGCCGAGACTGCAGTCCCAGCGGATACCGGTCGCTATCAGGTTGCGCTGCTCAAGGTCGCAGAGAAAGATCGCCGTCTGTTGATCGAAGAGCTGGCACACCTGGGCAGTGTGGAAAACGAATCGGGTGATGAAAATCGCTATGAAGTTGTGCTCGTTTCGTCACTCGGTATCGATGATATCGAAGCGGTACTGTGCTTCGTGACCGAGCCGGACCAGTTGGAAATCGCTCCGCTGGCTGCTGTCGGGCCCGAGGAAAAGACACCAAACCCTGTGCCAGATTCCGTTCTTAAAGAACCGGAAAAACCAGGCGCGGCGAGACAAGAACAGTCTGTAACACCGCCAGCGGCTCGCAAGCCCGCGACAAAAACAGCGGGGGGCGGCGAGAGTGCATCCATCCGGGTACCGGTTTCCAAAGTAGACCAGATCATCAACCTGGTCGGTGAGCTGGTTATTACCCAGTCGATGCTCGATCAGGTAGTGGAGGATTCTGGCAGTGACCGCGATAGTAAACTCAGCAGTGGCCTAAGTCTGTTGTCGCGCACCGCGCGGGATCTGCAGGAAGCCGTAATGTCGGTGCGCATGGTGCCGATGGACTACGTGTTCAGCCGCTTTCCTCGCCTGGTGCGCGACCTTGCCGGAAAACTTGGTAAAGAAATTGAACTGATCACCGAGGGTAAGTCCACCGAGCTGGACAAAGGGCTGACCGAGCGCATTATCGATCCGTTGACGCATCTGGTGCGCAATAGCCTCGACCATGGTATTGAGTCGCCCGAACAGCGGGAAGCCGCTGGGAAGTCACGCACCGGTAACCTGTTACTCTCTGCGCAACATCAGGGTGGCAATATCCTGATTGAAGTCAGCGACGACGGCGGCGGTCTCAATCGCGAAAAAATTCTCGCCAAGGCCGCCGCTAACGGGCTCTCTATTTCAGAAAGCATGAGCGACGAGGATGTCTGGCAGTTAATTTTCGCCCCGGGGTTTTCCACTGCGGCGGAAGTCAGTGATGTTTCCGGGCGCGGCGTCGGTATGGATGTGGTGAAGCGCAATATCGAAGCCATGGGCGGGCATGTGGAGATCGATTCCCGGCCCGGCAATGGTACCACCACACGCATTGTCCTGCCGCTGACACTGGCGATCCTCGATGGCATGTCCGTTCGTGTAGGCAGTGAAACCTTTGTACTGCCAGTGAGTGGTGTCATCGAATCACTACAGCCCCGCAGTGAGGATCTTTATCCCATGGCGGGAGAGGACCTTCTGTTGAAAGTGCGCGATGACTATCTACCGCTACTTTCTGTGCATGCCGCACTGGACGTGATCGGCGCTGTTACTGACCCCACAGAGGCGATCGCGGTGATCGTGCACGGTCAGGGTCGCCGCTATGCACTGCTGGTGGATGAGCTGATCGGTCAGCAGCAGGTGGTTGTAAAAAACCTGGAAACCAACTACCGCAAGGTCCCCGGTATTTCTGCGGCCACCATTCTGGGCGATGGCAGTGTATCGCTCATCCTGGATATCGCTGACCTGCATCGTCTGCATCAGAGTAAGAAAACCGAGGGGGCTTTCCACTCCATACCCCAGTCCTCGCACCCGTCCACTCTTGAGTCCGGCCACACAAATTCGACCCGATCCGCCACCGCTCAACCGGCCCAGCGGACAGTATCCAATGTAGAGGGAGTAAACGCATGA
- the motB gene encoding flagellar motor protein MotB has translation MNSLAKGERRIVVRRSRKVHAAHHGGAWKIALADLMTALMALFLVMWIVSNASPQELQGLAEYFRTPLAVALSKGDRKSASTSVIPGGGADPAHVSGERAHVDLRSQRLPDDVRRTLMELRFRIESVIQRDSELWELRDQVRFEMTPEGLRIQMLDTEQRSMFQLGSDRLESHMRKLIRAMAPLLNELPNAVSISGHTDSLNYAAGDTGYSNWELSADRANACRRELVAGGLNSEKMLRVIGMGDRNPIPGSHPGDAVNRRISLLVLSADAALRIRAGGRAEPLHALQER, from the coding sequence ATGAATAGTCTAGCGAAAGGTGAGCGGCGGATAGTCGTACGACGTTCACGTAAAGTGCATGCCGCTCATCATGGCGGTGCCTGGAAAATCGCTCTTGCTGACCTGATGACCGCCTTGATGGCGCTGTTTCTGGTGATGTGGATCGTGTCCAATGCGTCACCGCAAGAATTGCAGGGGCTGGCGGAATATTTCCGCACGCCGCTCGCGGTGGCTCTGAGTAAAGGCGATCGCAAAAGCGCTAGCACCAGCGTCATCCCGGGCGGAGGGGCCGACCCCGCACATGTCAGTGGTGAGCGCGCCCACGTGGATCTGCGCAGTCAACGGTTGCCGGATGACGTGCGCCGCACATTAATGGAGCTGCGGTTCCGGATCGAGAGTGTCATTCAGCGCGATTCTGAGCTGTGGGAACTGCGCGATCAGGTTCGTTTCGAAATGACGCCGGAAGGGCTGCGTATACAGATGTTAGATACCGAGCAACGCTCCATGTTCCAGCTCGGCAGTGATCGCCTGGAATCGCATATGCGCAAGTTGATTCGCGCGATGGCCCCATTGCTGAACGAGTTACCGAACGCCGTGAGTATCAGCGGCCACACCGATAGCCTGAACTATGCCGCGGGAGATACCGGGTATAGCAACTGGGAGCTATCCGCAGATCGGGCGAACGCCTGTCGCCGTGAACTGGTTGCTGGCGGGCTCAATAGTGAAAAGATGTTGCGGGTTATTGGCATGGGCGATCGAAATCCCATTCCTGGCAGTCACCCGGGCGACGCGGTGAATCGACGGATCAGTCTGCTGGTTTTGAGCGCGGATGCCGCACTGCGTATCCGCGCGGGTGGTAGAGCCGAGCCACTGCATGCCCTGCAGGAGCGATGA
- a CDS encoding chemotaxis protein CheW, giving the protein MSYVGVAEKTSTALARDREFLVFSLGEEEYAIDILKVQEIRGYDNVTRIANAPDFIKGVSNLRGVIVPIVDLRIKFRLSDAVYDDQTVVIVVNIAERVVGIVVDRVSDVMTLSDEQIKPAPEFGVSLPLDYISGLGNLEHRMLVLVDIEKLLTSREMALVAEAGE; this is encoded by the coding sequence ATGAGTTATGTTGGCGTAGCTGAGAAAACATCCACGGCACTGGCCAGGGATCGGGAATTTCTGGTGTTCTCCCTGGGCGAAGAGGAGTACGCCATCGATATCCTGAAAGTTCAGGAGATTCGCGGTTATGACAATGTCACTCGGATTGCCAATGCGCCGGACTTCATCAAGGGCGTATCCAATCTGCGCGGGGTAATCGTTCCCATTGTTGATCTGCGCATCAAGTTTCGCCTTTCTGACGCAGTATATGATGACCAAACCGTTGTGATTGTGGTGAATATTGCCGAACGCGTGGTGGGGATCGTAGTAGACCGGGTATCTGACGTAATGACCCTCAGCGATGAGCAGATCAAACCTGCTCCGGAATTTGGTGTCAGCCTGCCGCTGGATTACATCAGCGGGTTGGGTAACCTCGAGCACCGCATGCTGGTTCTTGTGGATATTGAAAAGCTACTGACCAGCCGCGAAATGGCGCTGGTTGCTGAAGCCGGAGAGTAA
- the motA gene encoding flagellar motor stator protein MotA: MLVFIGFIVVIVSVFGGFAMSGGHLGPLYQPMEFLIIGGAALGSFLASNNGKAIRSTVRSLSRLKRSAKYDKSIYMDLMALQYKLLWKMRRDGAIGIEKDIEAPQESEIFGEFPRVARDPMIMSFTTDYLRLMVSGSMDPLELDELMTHEIEAFEHEARVPADALLKVGDALPAFGIVAAVLGVVKALASADAAAGEIGLMVAHALVGTFVGILLAYGFVNPLASRIERQVQEAVKVLQCVRVTLLANLNGYAPQLAVEFGRKTLDTSDRPSFGELEDHVRPTLNAA, translated from the coding sequence GTGCTGGTGTTCATCGGGTTTATTGTCGTTATCGTCTCTGTATTTGGCGGCTTTGCCATGTCTGGCGGTCATTTGGGGCCCCTCTATCAACCGATGGAGTTCTTGATAATAGGTGGCGCGGCTCTGGGTTCTTTTCTTGCGTCGAACAATGGCAAGGCAATCCGCAGTACCGTGCGTAGCCTCTCTCGCCTCAAACGTTCCGCGAAGTATGACAAGTCCATTTACATGGATCTCATGGCCCTGCAGTACAAATTGCTATGGAAGATGCGTCGCGATGGCGCAATTGGCATTGAGAAGGATATCGAAGCGCCACAGGAGAGCGAGATATTTGGTGAGTTCCCCCGTGTTGCCCGGGACCCCATGATCATGAGTTTCACTACGGATTATTTGCGGCTGATGGTGAGTGGGAGTATGGATCCGCTGGAGTTGGATGAGCTTATGACCCATGAGATCGAAGCCTTCGAACACGAGGCTCGGGTACCGGCCGACGCGCTACTGAAGGTGGGTGACGCTTTGCCTGCTTTCGGTATCGTTGCCGCAGTTTTGGGGGTGGTTAAAGCGCTTGCGTCGGCTGATGCCGCAGCGGGTGAGATTGGCCTCATGGTGGCACATGCGCTAGTGGGCACCTTTGTGGGAATTCTTCTCGCCTACGGATTCGTTAATCCCCTTGCCAGTCGTATTGAGCGGCAGGTACAGGAAGCGGTAAAGGTGCTTCAGTGTGTCCGGGTAACACTACTTGCCAACCTGAATGGTTACGCCCCGCAGCTGGCGGTAGAGTTCGGTCGCAAGACGCTTGATACCAGTGATCGCCCCTCGTTTGGCGAACTGGAAGACCATGTCCGGCCAACCCTCAACGCGGCATGA